The following DNA comes from Ruficoccus amylovorans.
CGTTGAAGTTCAGCGGGACGGTCGAGCCAGCTTTTACCGGAAAGCCGTTCTTGGGATATTGCCAGAGCCGCCAGGTACCACTGGCGCTCATGGTGAAGCTCTCATAGGAGGACGAGACCACCGACCCGCTACCCGTGCTGAAGCTCCAGCCCTCGCTGAACGGTCCGGGCCATCCCCACCTGTAGGCAGGGATCGGGGCGGCCTGGGTGGGGACGGCTGAATAGCTGGCGATAATGAGCGCATCGGGGAGCGCCAGGTTGTAAAAGTCAAAGGACGCCAGATATAACGGGGAAAGCCCGGCGGGGGTACTAACGGTGTTACGCACGCCCAGCCGGTCAAAAGGCGCATAGTCCAGACTGTCGGCGCTCTCGTCGATCTTCTGGCCGTCGATCCACAGCGAGGTCGTTCCAGATTGCTTGCGGATGACGGCCGCAACCCATCGACCGGGGATGAGCTCATAGCTGCCAACAGAGACCGAGTTGCCAGTCCCGTGAGCCGATGTGCGCCATAATGATCCTGCCGGTTCATAAATGACACCGAGCGGCCCATATGAACTGCTCCCATTAGAGGAGCCGATCAGGTTGATTGCAGATGTCGGGGTCGCGTGGAGGTTGATGCGGAGAGCCGCCGTCCAGTCTCCCGGGCCGACCGGGATGGCGGTGCCCATTGCCACGTAACCGCTCACGCCGTCCAGGTGCAGCGACGGACCGAAGTCGCGGGCGGCGAGCCGGAGTGTTTCGGATTTGCTGAAGATGTCGAGGTTGTCACGTGCGGCGGCGGGCGAGGAAAGATCGGACAGGTTGAAACTTTGCCGGGAGTAGCGGCTGTCCGCGCTCCGGCGGTTGAGTGCGTCCGTGTCGCTGACAGCATCGTCGAGTTCGCGCAGGCGATGGGAGTTCAGGTCGAGTTCGCCGCTGAGTGAGAGCCCGGCAAACGCGGGCTGGTCGTCTTCGCCCAGTCCCAGATTATCGCGCGCACTGGACGTGTCGGAAAGGTCCGAGAGGTTGTTGCTGATCTGGAGAAAGCGGACGTCGGATTCCTGTGTGTTATAGAAAGTCTCGGGTGTGCTTGCTTCGGGAGACGCGGACTGGCTGAGCCCGCCTCCGAGCACGCGGATGGGACCCGCGCACACGGTGCGGGTGCGGCCGGGGACATCGTTGGTGGTGACAGCGATGGTCAGCCAGCGGTCACCGGAGGCAATGTTGCTTTCGGCAGAGTTGAGCGTGATCAGGGCGTGGCAATGTTCCGCCGCGCTGGTGTTCCAGTTGACTTCTGTGAGCGCGGGGTTGAGGTCCGTGGCGGCGATAGTCTTTACCCGGATGGGCGTGAGGCTCAGGTCCGGGCCACGCAGGTCGTAGTTGTCGGCGTCGTCGTCCTCGCTGAAGCGTTCAATAAGTTCCTCGTCGATGGGCTTGATCTCCAGCGTGACGCTGGCAATGCCTGAGATGTCCTGCAGGGTGCCGTTGTTAAAGAAACCGATCTCGAACTGGATGTCGTCACCGGCGCGGAATTTCGGGCGATACTCGTCGTCATCGGCGCGCAGCACGTCGCCGAAGGCTTCGAAACGGAATAGATCCGCCTGGATGCGGATGCGGGTTGGAGGGATGGTACTCATCGTGGATGGCGGTAAAGGAATGGTTAGGTGACGTTGCGGGAGAGCGGCAAAGAGGCGGACGATTAAAGCCCGTTCAACTGGCTGCCGCTGAGCCGTTGAGTTCGTTTGCGGGTGACTTCGACGCCGAACTCCGTACGCACATCCGGGCTTTTCTGGGGGGTGGAGGGGAGGCGCACGGGCAGGTCGCCCTCGCGGATGCGCGAGAGGACTTCCTCGGCCTCGTCGGCGGCTTCTTCCTGCTGCTCGCTCAGGAGAAATCCGCGGATTCTGCCCGGGAGTGTAGCGACGGCCAGTTGGCAAGCCGTGCGCTTGAGCTCGGGCGGGATCGTTGCCTCGTCCTCGGAGAGGATGTTGGTATCCTGGGTGCGGATATCGGTGCGGATGCGGCTGACGGTCTCATCCAGCACGGACAGGAGCGGGTCCGAGGGACCGCTCCTGTTCGGGCGGCTCAGGAGCGTTTCTACCTGTGCGGCGTTCAGGTGCGGGCGAAGGTCCGCTTCGGTGAGGTGTATCCAATTTGTCATGACAAAAGCGAAATGGTTGGTGTCCGGGCGGGGAATGGGACCCCGCCCGGATGGGATGGCGGGAGGCGGGTTAGGAGGCGCTGACGGCGAGCTTACGCACGCCCAGAGCGCTGGTGGCGATAACGGTGCTGTAGTGCTCGACGGTCAGGTCGGTGTATTTGGCGGATTCCTCGACGTACACGCGGAAGTTGCCGCCGCCGTCAACCGGTGTGACGAAGCGCTTCAGGTTCGAGGGCTCGTCCTTGGTCACTGCATTCTGCTCGAAGAAGGCGTAGACCGCGTTGGCGACGAGGCCGGTCTTGTCTCCGGACACGCCCTGGTAGCGGGCCCCGGCGATGCGGACGCCCTCGACGAAGAGCTTGCGGGAGAGGCTCTGCGGGTCGAGCGCGAGCGAGCTGAAGGCCCCGGCGTTGTCCTGCGCCTCGTAGGCAGCGGCCCGGAGGTCCCAGGCCGATTCGCCGAAAAGCAGGCGGTTCGGGCGCACGCCGCTTTCGTCGGTGGCGTCGATGAGCGCGGCGCGGATATCGGCGTCGGGGGCCGAGGCGTTATCCCAGGTGTGGTTGGTGGCGGTGGCGGCCGTGTCCAGGGCGGAGATGGCGCGGCGCAGTTCGTTGCGCAGCAGGCGCTGGAGGAGGATCTGCGTGTAGCGCTCCTGCCAATCGTCGCCATAGACCTCGTCGTGGTCGATGCGCATGGTCAGGCCCTTGTTGAGGGTCTTGGCGCTGACGCTGTCACCGGAGTACTCGACGCGCTTGAAGGCGCTACCGATGGCGCGGACATCGTCGGTCTCGGAGAAAAACGCCTCGGCATTGGTGGCACGTTTGAACTCAAAACGCCGGCCCACGTTGACGCGGGGGGCAACGAAGTCGAGCAGTTCGTCGAGGTTCTCCGGGTCTTTCCAGCCCACGGTAAAGGCCGTCAGCGGCTCGGAATAATGGGCCGCGTTGAAACGGCTTTCGTTGGCGGCTGTGATTTCGCCGGCATTGGAAGATTCTGTTTTTTCGGTGTTCATGGTAAAACGCAGGTTGAGGGTTGTGTAGTTGGGAAAAACTACATGCCAGGCAGGACGATGACCTTGTCCGGGGCCTGTCCGAAGGTGTCGCCCAGCGTGGCCATGTCAGTGCTGGGATTGCCGGTGAACGCGTTGAGGACGATGACCTTGCGCGGGGCGAAGGCCTCGACCTCGACGAGGGTGTTGTCTCCGGAGGCAGCGGTCAGGGCGCGACCCACCAGATAGTACGTGCCGGCGGCGGTCGGCTCATTCTGGACCTTGCCGGAGGCGGAGGTGTAGATGTCCTGGCCCGCGAGGATCGCTTCGGAGGCGACGAGGAGTATCGTTGTGGACGAGGCCGAGAGCAGGCTGATGCTGACATGCTCGCCCGCCTCGCCGCTGTCGGTGATGACGCCCAGGGGCTTGTCGCCCGCGCCGCACAGACTGGTCTGGTCGGCGGTGGGGCCGATCTTGCCCAGTAGGTTGCGTACACTGACGGTGTTTTCGAGAATGCGGGTAATGCGGCCCGCGTGGGTGCCCTCGGCGCTATTGGCAAAGACCGGACGGGCGTGAAACAGTTTTTTGATGAAACGAATCATGATGGATGGTTGTTAGGTGTGTTGGTTGCTTTCTTCGGAGCTGGACAATCAGGTGTAGTGGAAAATTGAATACGTGGTCAGATCAGATTGAGCTGGTCGTAGAGATCGGGCCGGTCGCGCTTCACGCAGGACCAGGCCGTGGTAAAATCCTCGCCCGTGCTCTCGGCGCGTTCGTTGACGAGAGCGAGGAAGTCCCGGCGCTTTTGTACGAGCGGGGCCCGTTGCCCCAGTCCGTGCGTGCGGGGCTGGGTGTGGAGGGCGCAGTCAGTGTTGCACAGCTCGCGCAGACCGGTCTCGAAGTCCGCCTGCAGGCCGCGCTCCCAGTTCTCGCGCTCGTGGGGCAGGATGCGCCCGCGCAGGAGCGCATGGTCGAGCAGGAGGGCGATGCGGGCGCGACGCTCGTTGGAGAATGACTCCCTCGCCTGGGTGCAAACGCGTTCGCTCTCGGTGGCGATGCGGTAGAAGCGCTCGTTCTCGGCGGTGAGTTCTTCGCTGGTTTCGGCCAGTGGTGCGCCGTCTTTTTCCCAGCGACGGGCGTTGGCGACGAGTTCGCGGCAGGCCGCGCGCCAGTCACCTTCGGGATCGACACCAATCAGCTCAAGCACATCGAGCGCTTCCACCGGGCGGACTTCCGTCGTGGGTTCTTCAGCGGTGTGAGTATCAGTCGAATCGGGTACTTGCTGCGGAGCGGAGGGGCGGATGATCTCATTGGCGATGGCTTCGCCGGGGATGTTGGGCTGGTTGGTCAGGCCGATGGAAATGAGCCGTACCGGCTCGTAGAGGTTGCCGTCGAGGTGGCGCATGGCCCAGCGCGGCGAGAGGAATTTATAAAAGGCATTGGCGAGGAGCTCGCGTCCGGCCTGCGACCAGCGCGGCAGCACGTAAAGGCCGTCGTCGCGGTCCTGCATGTCGGCGATCCAGGCGTAGGCGCGGGTGTCGTCGTGGCCGCTCTGGCCGGAGAATCCCGGATCGTCCGGGTGCCCGATGTAAACCGGGAGCCCGCCGAAGCGCCGGGCCAGGCGCCCGCGCAGAGATTTGAAATAGTCGCACATGCGGGTGGCGGCTTCTCGGCTAAGGCGCTGGACGCCGCGCGCGTGCGGCCAGTCCCCGTAGTCGGCCAGCTTGAGCCAGCCGCTGGTCGCGTTGGACCATTCCTGGGTGACGAGGGTGGTGATGGAGTCTTCTTTCATGGGTGTCTGGAAAAGTTTAAAAGGAGGATGTATTTATCGAGGCAGAGGTCGTTGTGGCGGTGGGTGTTAGTTCGGACTGGATGGCTTATCTTTGCCCAGGAGGCGACGGACGAACTGGTTAATGACCTTGGGGATGGCGGTGCCGATGATTTCGCGGGCGGTGTCGAGTTCCTCGGCGGAGAGGCCGCTCTCCTTGTGGCGGATGACGATGCGGGCGCGGGGCTGGTTTGTATTGAAAAGGTAGCGCAGGACGGTGCGGTCGATCTGCGTGTGAAGTGTCCCGGCGATGTGTTCGGCGTCCTCGCGCTCGATGAGGGCGGTCTCTTTGCCTTGGAGAGAAATCCCCGCCCCGGAGTCGGCGACTGTGCCCATGCTGCTGCCGCGCCAGAGGGTGGCGATAGCCTTGTCCATGCGGTCAACCAGCGCGGGGTAGGGAAGCTCGCCCGAGCCGCGCAGGTCGATGGCCTCGATCTGCGTGCCCCGTGACATGAGCGCGTGGAACTCTGCCCCGAAGTCCCGTACGGCCTCGCGGGCGGCTTCCCATTCGGGGGTGTTGGGGGCGGCATCAGTCACGCCGCGGACGCCGGGCATGCCGTTGCGCTCGCAGTAAACGAGCCAGTCACGTAGCGGGAGGTGCTTGAAGAGGTAGGCAATGGCGGTGGCCTCCATGAGCCCGTCGCCGGTAGTGACGAGCCAGCCTTCGCGCTCGAGCGGGCGGCCCTCGGTGGCGGTGTCGCTTTCCAGGAAGCGGAGCTGTCCGGTGCGGTTTTCCATGAACCACAGCGGCACGAAACGGAATTGCGCGGTGAGCAGCGTTGAGGGCAGGCCGGGCGTCTGTGCGTTGTCCTGTACGCGGATGGGTTGCCAGACGATTTCGTGGACGGCGTAGCGCTTGCCCACGGCGTCCATCATCTGCCGCACCAGGAGGGAGAAGCCGCCGCTTTCGTTCAGATCGCAAGCGTGGGCGGCGGTTAACTGCCGGTAGAAAAACTCCAGCGCGGCGGCATGGCGGGCGGCTTCTTCGGATTGGTCAAAAGTTTCGATCTGCCAGCCGAAACGACCGACTGCCTTTTTGCGCTTGGTGGCGACGGCCTTGACGAGGTCGTCGCGCTGCTCGATGGCTTCCCAGGCCAAGGCGGCCTGACGCAGTTCCCCGGCGTGGAAGGCGTCGAGCATGCGGGTGAGGGTGTCCGGAGTCAGGTGCCGGATCGGGTTGAAGCGCGCGCGTCGGGACGTCCGGGCGCGGTCGTGCGGGATGAGAGAGGCGGTTTTCATGGGCGATGGCGGGTTGTATTGAAAGTTGGATACGGGGTCCGGGCTGGTGGAACGCACTGGAGGCGGAGCGGTTAGCGGGAGCGTCCGGGCAGGTCGAGGGATTCGTAATGGGCGGCTGCCTGCGGGCGGCGACCGGCGTGGAGCGCGAGAGCGAGCGCCCAGAAACGGTCGGCGTGACCGTTCGTTCCACGGTCGGCGCAGAAGCGGATGTTGCCGCTGGAGGTGGCTTCTTTTTTGACCGCGCGCAGGTCGGCGCGGATGCGCTTGTCGGGCGGGATGCGCAGGCTGCGGCTCTCGAAGGCGCTGCGCACGGGGTAGGCGAGCGACTCCTTCAACCCGGCGGTGAAGGTCAGCCCCTCGACCCGATAGCCGCCGTAGCGGCTGGCGGCGCGTTCGGCGAACTGCCGCCCGAGGCCGCTCTGGTCGATGCAGGCCCGGCGAAGGGTGGGGAGCGAGAGGAAGGCGTCGAGGACTTGCTCCTGTTGGGCGAAGGGGGTGCGCTCGAGCGTGGTGATGTTGCGGGTCAGGAAGAGGTCGTTGACGCGTTCGACCAGCCAGAAAACGGACAGGTCGTGCTCACGGCCGATGTCCACCCCCAGAAAGAGATCGTGCGCCAGACGGAGGTCGCGGCCGTGGGGGCGGTGGTTGGTGTCAACCGGTTGGGGGCTGCCCGAGGCGACGGCGATGAGGGGGATCTCCCAGTCGTCGTGAACGGAGTATTCACACTCGCTGATCAACTCCCACGAGAGAAAGGCGGTGGTGTCGTCGGCGGGGCGGCACAGGTACTCCTGCTGGAAGCTCTCCTCGTCCGGGCACGAGGCGCGGATGAAATCGTAGTAAGCGGCCTCGTCCATCTGGCTGCGAGGATCCTCGGGCGGGAGCTTCTCCTTGAGTTTGGTCAGAAAGCCCTGATCGAGCGCGTCCTGGAGCGTGACCCGGTGGTGGGAGAAATTTTTCGGATTTCCCTGCTCGGTGATTTCACGGATGAGCTGGTTGAAAAAGTTGTCCGAGCCGCGATGGGTCGAGACGATTTCAAGCTGCCCGCCCCAGGTGATGCCGGGGTAGGCGATGGCGTAGAGACGGCGCGGGTCGGGGTGGAGCGCGAACTCGTCCAGCAGGCGAGTGCCGCGTTTACCGGCCTGGGCGTCGGCGTTGCTGGAAAGGCAATGCAGGCGGCGGCCATTGGCGAAAGCGAGCGTGAAGGCAGAGCCGTCGGAGTCGCTGACCACAGTGGCGTCGAGGTCACCGGCGGCGCGGTGGAGAATGGCGGCAAAGGCGCGGGCGTCCTCCAGAAAAAGGCGGGCCTGGGCCTCGTCTCGGGAGGAAATCCAGGCATCCAGCCGGGTGTCGCTGCGTGACTGTTCACGCACCAGCCGGTAGGCGCTGGTCCAGGACATGCCAACCTGGCGTGACTTTTCCATGATCTTGAGGCGAGAGGTGTCCTCGATCCACTTACGCTGGTAGGGCAGGAAAAACGGCAGCGGATCGCCCCCGGTGCTGGCGGGCCGGACGGTGGGGGATAGCTGTGCGGTGGCGGTGGTCATAGGAGTTTGAGGGTCTGTTCGATCTCGCGGATGGTTTCGAGGGAGAGGCCGCCCTGGCTGCGGGCGGATTCGAGCTCGCTCAGGAGCTTGCGTTTGCGTTCCTCGCGCTCCTGGCGGTCGGTCTCATAGTCGCAGAGTTTCATTTCGAGGCTGCCGATCTGGGTAAAGGACGAGCAGAGCCGATGGATGATGGAGGAGAGGGTGTTGAACTCGGAAAGCTCGTTCAGCGGGAGGTTTTGGAGGAGGGAAAAGAGCATCTGCCAGGCTTGCTCCATCGCGCCACGGGCGGTGGCGTGACCAGGGTTGTAGTGCTCCATGATCGCGTTGGTCTGGCGGCGGACTTCACTCAGATGCCTGAGGTGCTCCCTGAACGGGTCCGGAAGCGCCGCCGGTGAGGGGGCGGAGCCTGGGGCTCCGCCCGCCTCGTTGTTGGCAGAATGCCGGCTTTTCATCGTCTGCCCGTTTGCGGGGGCCGACTCGATGGAACCGGCCGGCGGCGGTGTCTCACTACTGCTCTGGCTGTTATGGCTTTTCCCTGATTCCGGTTTTCCGGAGAAAGCTTTTAGGGGCGTATCCATTTTCTGATACAGATCAGGATTCGCTCAGTCCGTTGGCGTCGAGAAAGTCCTGCCCCTGGGCGGCCAGTCGGTAGCGCTTGTCGGCTGGATCGAGGTCGGGCAGAGCGCTGTCGATGAGCTTCTTGTCGTCGAGGTAGGCGAGTTCGCGGCGCAGGATGCGATCGGTGATCTCGTGTCCGGCGTGGCGGATGCCGGTGCGCAGCGTATCGACGGGAAGGAAAGCCGGAGCGGCTGCCTCAAGTTGGAGAAGGATAACTTCGCGGAGGTGTTGGCGTTTGATCATGGATGGCGGTTGGAAAGGAGTTGGTGCCTCAGGCGGGCGGTTGTGGCGCTGATATTATCACAGATTTTTGATCACACAATCGTTCGGTTGGCTGGGTTGGATCGGTTGGAATATCGTGTTCGGTTGGGAAGCCGGAGGGATGGAAAGCGCACTTGCAGGCGGTAGATAAAATCCACATCGCCAATCGTTTGTGTAAAAAATCCACCGCACTGTGGAATTTGGCTGGAAATAGGGGGTGAAGTCCTCATGGTTGACTCTATTTGTTGTTATGCGATTCGCAGATAGACTCAGGCGATTGATGACGGCTCTGGCACATTCTCCGGTAAAGGCCGGAAGCGCTGCGGTGCTGGTTGCGCTTGCCGTCTGCGCTATCGCGTCCGGGCAAGTGGCCGGGGCGCAAGTGAAGGGGGTGGAAATCGTCTCGCCGTCGCGAGCGGTTTGCCTGACGGATAGGCGAGCGTCTGTTCGACTGAAGGCCGCAGTTTTAGCCGGGGCCGATGCCCTGGCTTACATAGACAATGTGGTCTGGAGTGTGAATCCGGCGGTGGGAGCTGTTTTGACAGCCGAGTCCGGCGGGTGGGCGAACGTAAATTTCAGTGCCGACGGTGTTTACTCGGTGACGGCTTCGGTCGAGGCCGAAGGTACGGTGCATGCGGCCTCGCAGACTGTCGTCGTCGGTCGGCTCCCGGCGGGGGAAGGGCTTGCCGCTGAGTGGCTTTTTGAGGGAACTGGACCCGTGCTAACGGATACATCGGGGCATGGACTCGATGGGCAACTGTCAAATAGCGAGGACCGTGGACCCGGCGTGGCTGGGTCGGCCTACCATGCGCAGGCGTTGGTGAGCCAGAAGGTGACGGTCGAGGATTTTCCCAGCTTGCCGGAGGTAACGGTCAGCGCCTGGGTCAAGGCGGACTCAGTCGCCGGAAGATTTCCGCGTATTATCGACGGTGAAGAGTGGGTATTCTTTCTCGGACTCGACGGCTCGTGGGTGCCGTCCTTGAAGTTCGCCCGTCAGTACGATACCGGGACATCTATCTGGCACACACCCATTGGCTCGATAGAAACCGGACGCTGGTACCATGTCGCGGTGAGCTGGAAGGATGGCGATGAGGCTCCACGTCTTTACATTGACGGGATCGAGCAGCTGGTTACCCGCGAGCGAGAAGTTGCCGATAATGCGGTTGCCATCGTTAAATCCGGGACCGCCTACCTCGGAAACGATGAAGCCGGTGAACGTGGCCTGGACGGAACGCTGGATGAGCTCCGCGTATATGGCCGTGAGCTTTCGCCTCAAGATATCGCTGTGCTGAGCGCTAACCATGCCCCCGCTCTGACGGCGCAACCGGACAGCCTGACCGGTGGCGGGAACCTCTGGGAGCCGTCAATCGCGGCGGAGGATAGGGACGCACCGTTGCCGCTGAGCTACCACTGGGATGTCCTTGAGGCTGCCGGTGCCTGGACGGTGGAGGATGCCAGTTCGGAGAGTCCGGTTTTTGATTTCGCGGCGGCGGGAGTTTATAAGGTAGCCCTCGACATTGACGACGGCCAGAGTGTCGTGAGATATGCTTGGGACATTGCCGTTCAGGGTATGTATCGAGTTTTCATGACAATGCGTAACGCCGCCTTGTGGCAAAGAGCGGGTGATCGGGTAGAAATTGTTCTCGGGGTCGAGCCCGCGCCGACTGAGCCGCTAAGACTGAGCTATTCGCTGGGCGGTGACGCCGTTGCGGGCGAGGATTTCGTGCCCTTGCCCGGGGAGGTGGTTATCCAGGGCGGGGAGACCCGGACCATGATCGAAGTTGAGGCGCTCACGCGAATGAGCGGTGAGGCGCGGGTGTTGACGCTGACGCTGGAGGATTCCGGGGATTATGAGGCGGAGGGGGAAGCTGTGCTCGTGGCTTTCACGCCGTATTCCTACGAGAACTGGGCTGTGGACTACGGGTTCGCTACCGGTGTGAGCCCGGCGAAGCTCGCTCCGACGGCGGACGTGAACGCAGACGGGATCAGTAATCTGACCGAGTACGCGCTCGGGGTGGACCCGTGGCGAGATCGGGGCGAGTCCGTGCGCAAGCGCCTTCCGCGTGTGAGCGTGGGCGGCGACGGGGTGCTTTCCTTGTCCTACATTCGTCCGGCGGGGGCAGATCCGGCGTTCTACACGGTCGGAGTGAGCGATTCTCCGAGGGGGATGTCATTCGCGCCTTTGGCGGCGCCTGAATCCGTGAGCACCAACACCGACGGTACGGAAACGGTGACAGTGACGGACTCGGCTCCGTTAGGCGCGGGAGAGCAGCGTTTTCTGCTTTTGCGGGTGTCGGCGGGTTTGTTGTGAACGGAAAGTGTGGGTGCGATTTTTTCGTTTTGAAACCTCGGACGGAATCGCCTTTGCTGTTGGATGATGAGAGTCGTATCCCGCAAGCAGGTCTTTGCGCACGGGCACGGGTTGCCGCCCGGTCAACTCGTGCGTGTCGGTGATGACCGCGCCGCCGGCGCACCGACGATTCGTCTGCTGGCCTACAGCGGGACGGATTTTTTCGAGATCGAGACCGCCACGCTCGACGAGGTGAGCGAGCAACTGGGCAAATGGCCGGTGTGCTGGATCCATGTCTGCGGTGTTACGGACGAGGCCTTGGTCCGCAGCCTGGGCGAGATGCTCGGGATACACCCCTTGGCACAGGAGGAGATTCTGAACACCAATACGCGGCCCAAGTTCGAGGAGTACGGGCGGGACTTGTTTGTCGTGACGAAGTCGGCCACGGTGGACCGCGAGAAGCGCGAGATCATGATCGAACAGGTCGCCTTTTACGCCACGGAAAAGGCCGTCCTGAGCGTCCAGGAAAGCGCGGCTCACCTTTTTATCCCGGTCATCGGTCGGGTGCGTGACGCGCAGGCGCGCCTGCGCACGCGCGGCACGGGCTACCTGCTCTTCGCGCTAATGGATGTGAAGGCCGACAACATCCTGAGCATTCTCGACATGGTGGAGACGGACATTGTCGAAGTGGAGGAGGACCTGCTCACCGGCGATGAGGATTTTACCATCGACATCATTTACCAGCATAAGAGGACCGTGCTCGCGATCATGCGCTTTGTCATGCCGATGCGCGACAATGCTCACCGGCTGGAGATAATCGACCACCCGCTGGTGAAGGAGGAGGACCGCTACTTTTTCCGCGACCTGGCCGACAACG
Coding sequences within:
- a CDS encoding LamG-like jellyroll fold domain-containing protein, which gives rise to MSTIPPTRIRIQADLFRFEAFGDVLRADDDEYRPKFRAGDDIQFEIGFFNNGTLQDISGIASVTLEIKPIDEELIERFSEDDDADNYDLRGPDLSLTPIRVKTIAATDLNPALTEVNWNTSAAEHCHALITLNSAESNIASGDRWLTIAVTTNDVPGRTRTVCAGPIRVLGGGLSQSASPEASTPETFYNTQESDVRFLQISNNLSDLSDTSSARDNLGLGEDDQPAFAGLSLSGELDLNSHRLRELDDAVSDTDALNRRSADSRYSRQSFNLSDLSSPAAARDNLDIFSKSETLRLAARDFGPSLHLDGVSGYVAMGTAIPVGPGDWTAALRINLHATPTSAINLIGSSNGSSSYGPLGVIYEPAGSLWRTSAHGTGNSVSVGSYELIPGRWVAAVIRKQSGTTSLWIDGQKIDESADSLDYAPFDRLGVRNTVSTPAGLSPLYLASFDFYNLALPDALIIASYSAVPTQAAPIPAYRWGWPGPFSEGWSFSTGSGSVVSSSYESFTMSASGTWRLWQYPKNGFPVKAGSTVPLNFNASSISGTVILRLADAAGNALTGNYVVQAGANNHAISVNTSAERAFWTFASSTGQTGFSVTDFVIAPLPGAIISLSPAAHAQSGYQLHDRSYNHIDALISQNGCTWTTPADRLRLCLRSAIADAWLGGSQRLLIPAGFRIVNIIATETAGNAATNLALGTTANGADIVSGFSITAGETKNLSVTGAFAARANAQPIHINDSPAGSWSGASIDLTFILERI
- a CDS encoding DUF2190 family protein, which codes for MIRFIKKLFHARPVFANSAEGTHAGRITRILENTVSVRNLLGKIGPTADQTSLCGAGDKPLGVITDSGEAGEHVSISLLSASSTTILLVASEAILAGQDIYTSASGKVQNEPTAAGTYYLVGRALTAASGDNTLVEVEAFAPRKVIVLNAFTGNPSTDMATLGDTFGQAPDKVIVLPGM
- a CDS encoding phage protease, producing MKEDSITTLVTQEWSNATSGWLKLADYGDWPHARGVQRLSREAATRMCDYFKSLRGRLARRFGGLPVYIGHPDDPGFSGQSGHDDTRAYAWIADMQDRDDGLYVLPRWSQAGRELLANAFYKFLSPRWAMRHLDGNLYEPVRLISIGLTNQPNIPGEAIANEIIRPSAPQQVPDSTDTHTAEEPTTEVRPVEALDVLELIGVDPEGDWRAACRELVANARRWEKDGAPLAETSEELTAENERFYRIATESERVCTQARESFSNERRARIALLLDHALLRGRILPHERENWERGLQADFETGLRELCNTDCALHTQPRTHGLGQRAPLVQKRRDFLALVNERAESTGEDFTTAWSCVKRDRPDLYDQLNLI
- a CDS encoding phage portal protein family protein, with the protein product MKTASLIPHDRARTSRRARFNPIRHLTPDTLTRMLDAFHAGELRQAALAWEAIEQRDDLVKAVATKRKKAVGRFGWQIETFDQSEEAARHAAALEFFYRQLTAAHACDLNESGGFSLLVRQMMDAVGKRYAVHEIVWQPIRVQDNAQTPGLPSTLLTAQFRFVPLWFMENRTGQLRFLESDTATEGRPLEREGWLVTTGDGLMEATAIAYLFKHLPLRDWLVYCERNGMPGVRGVTDAAPNTPEWEAAREAVRDFGAEFHALMSRGTQIEAIDLRGSGELPYPALVDRMDKAIATLWRGSSMGTVADSGAGISLQGKETALIEREDAEHIAGTLHTQIDRTVLRYLFNTNQPRARIVIRHKESGLSAEELDTAREIIGTAIPKVINQFVRRLLGKDKPSSPN
- a CDS encoding terminase large subunit domain-containing protein; its protein translation is MTTATAQLSPTVRPASTGGDPLPFFLPYQRKWIEDTSRLKIMEKSRQVGMSWTSAYRLVREQSRSDTRLDAWISSRDEAQARLFLEDARAFAAILHRAAGDLDATVVSDSDGSAFTLAFANGRRLHCLSSNADAQAGKRGTRLLDEFALHPDPRRLYAIAYPGITWGGQLEIVSTHRGSDNFFNQLIREITEQGNPKNFSHHRVTLQDALDQGFLTKLKEKLPPEDPRSQMDEAAYYDFIRASCPDEESFQQEYLCRPADDTTAFLSWELISECEYSVHDDWEIPLIAVASGSPQPVDTNHRPHGRDLRLAHDLFLGVDIGREHDLSVFWLVERVNDLFLTRNITTLERTPFAQQEQVLDAFLSLPTLRRACIDQSGLGRQFAERAASRYGGYRVEGLTFTAGLKESLAYPVRSAFESRSLRIPPDKRIRADLRAVKKEATSSGNIRFCADRGTNGHADRFWALALALHAGRRPQAAAHYESLDLPGRSR
- a CDS encoding LamG-like jellyroll fold domain-containing protein, producing MTALAHSPVKAGSAAVLVALAVCAIASGQVAGAQVKGVEIVSPSRAVCLTDRRASVRLKAAVLAGADALAYIDNVVWSVNPAVGAVLTAESGGWANVNFSADGVYSVTASVEAEGTVHAASQTVVVGRLPAGEGLAAEWLFEGTGPVLTDTSGHGLDGQLSNSEDRGPGVAGSAYHAQALVSQKVTVEDFPSLPEVTVSAWVKADSVAGRFPRIIDGEEWVFFLGLDGSWVPSLKFARQYDTGTSIWHTPIGSIETGRWYHVAVSWKDGDEAPRLYIDGIEQLVTREREVADNAVAIVKSGTAYLGNDEAGERGLDGTLDELRVYGRELSPQDIAVLSANHAPALTAQPDSLTGGGNLWEPSIAAEDRDAPLPLSYHWDVLEAAGAWTVEDASSESPVFDFAAAGVYKVALDIDDGQSVVRYAWDIAVQGMYRVFMTMRNAALWQRAGDRVEIVLGVEPAPTEPLRLSYSLGGDAVAGEDFVPLPGEVVIQGGETRTMIEVEALTRMSGEARVLTLTLEDSGDYEAEGEAVLVAFTPYSYENWAVDYGFATGVSPAKLAPTADVNADGISNLTEYALGVDPWRDRGESVRKRLPRVSVGGDGVLSLSYIRPAGADPAFYTVGVSDSPRGMSFAPLAAPESVSTNTDGTETVTVTDSAPLGAGEQRFLLLRVSAGLL
- the corA gene encoding magnesium/cobalt transporter CorA; the protein is MMRVVSRKQVFAHGHGLPPGQLVRVGDDRAAGAPTIRLLAYSGTDFFEIETATLDEVSEQLGKWPVCWIHVCGVTDEALVRSLGEMLGIHPLAQEEILNTNTRPKFEEYGRDLFVVTKSATVDREKREIMIEQVAFYATEKAVLSVQESAAHLFIPVIGRVRDAQARLRTRGTGYLLFALMDVKADNILSILDMVETDIVEVEEDLLTGDEDFTIDIIYQHKRTVLAIMRFVMPMRDNAHRLEIIDHPLVKEEDRYFFRDLADNARRAADRLEHARLLLQNMQEYYHLMEEHRNNHVMKVLTIIATLFLPLTFIAGVYGMNFDHEKSPWNMPELYMYFGYPVCLLFMATFFFCMLWWFRRMKWL